Part of the Terrisporobacter glycolicus ATCC 14880 = DSM 1288 genome is shown below.
GTGGTTTAGTTGCACTTATGAATTATCTTGGCGGGATAGAGTGGTTACTTTATAAGTTAACTAGAAAAACAAAAACTGCTCGTAGTGCAGAGTTATCAATAGCAGCATTAGTAAGTTTAATAGATATATCAACAACTAATAATACTATATCAATTATAGCAGCAGGTCCAATAGCTAGAGATATAGCTGATGAATATAATATTTCAAGAGCTAGAACAGCAAGTATTCTTGACTTATTCTCATCTGGTTGCCAAGGTTTATTACCATATGGAGGACAATTACTAACTGCAGGTGCATTGGCAGGTATATCTCCAGCTACAATTTTACCTTATTGCTGGTATTCTATGTTAATGCTAGTATTTGGAATCGTATTTATATTAATAGGTTGGCCTCAAATGGCATCTAAAACAAAACCAAAATTAGTAGTTAATCAACTTGAAGAATAAAAATTATAATGTGAATTATCTATTTTATATATTGGGGGGCGTAACATGGAAAAGTATTTAGATCATTTTTTAATGAATACTAATACGGCAAAAGAGTATGCAAAGGATAAGTTAGAATATTTTCAAGAAGAGTCGATACTAGAGTGTATAGAAATCGGGGATGGAAATATTAACTATGTGTTCAAAGTATGGGAAGAATCAACTGGAAAATCTATTATTATTAAGCAAGCAGATAAATTTTTAAGGTCATCAGGCAGGCCATTAGATGTATATAGAAATAAGATAGAAGCAGAAATCCTTATGATTGAAGGCAAACTTGCAAAAGAATTTGTGCCTGAGGTATTTTATTATGATGAGAATATGTGTGCACTTTCAATGGAAGATATATCAGAGTATAAAAATCTTAGAACTGAATTAATGCAAGGGAAAACGTTTGGCTGCTTGGCGGATAGTATCTCAACATTTTTAGTAAATACTTTATTGCCTACTACGGATTTAGTTATTGATAGAGCAACAAAAAAAGAATATGTGAAATTGTTTACGAATATTGAACTATGTGATATAAGTGAGGATTTAGTTTTTACTGAACCGTATTATGATTATAAGGGTAGAAATATAATATTAGATGAAAACAAAACATTTGTAGAAGAGTATTTGTATAATGACGATAAACTAAAGAAAGAAGTGGCAATTCTTCGTGACAAATTTATGAATCAATCTCAAGCCTTAATACACGGAGATCTGCACTCAGGCTCAATATTTATAAATGAAGATGGATTAAAAGTGATTGACCCAGAATTTGCTTTTTATGGTCCTATGGGATACGATGTTGGAAATGTAATAGGTAATCTATTCTTTGCTTGGGCTAACAAATATTATACAGATAGGAATAATGAAGATTTCCTTAACTGGATTTCAACTACTATAGAAGAGACGATAAATTTATTCATGGATAAATTTTCAGAAAAATATGACGATTTAGTCACTTTCAATTTGTATAATAAGCATTTTAAAGAAGATTACATAAAGAAAGTGATATCAGATTCTTTTGGATATGCTGGAACTGAAATAATACGTAGAGTAGTTGGTGACTCGAAGGTAATAGAAGTGACATCTGTTGAAGATATAAATAAAAGATTGCCGATGGAGAGAAGCTTAATAAAAATGGGCATTAGTCTAGTTAATAATAGAGATAAATTTTTAGAAGGAAAAGATGTAGTAAGAGAGTTTGAATTAGTATTATCTTAATTAAAATATAAAAAATTTACAGAGTAGTAATTATAGTTACTACTCTGTTACTTAAAATGAGGTTTATATTATGAAAAGAATGGATCAAGATTTAGCTTTCATGCTTCAGTATGAAAATGTGGCATGGTATGAAGATGGAAAAGTAAGAATATTAGATAGACGTATTTATCCAACAGAAGTAAAATTTGTTGAGTGTACAACACACGAAGAAGTGGCAAAAGCTATTCAAGATATGGTTACTCAAAGTGCAGGACCATATACAGCAGCAGGAATGGGAATGGCTCTAGCTGCATATGAAGCTAAGAACAAAAAAGAAAAAGATCAATTGGAGTATATGGAAAAAGCATCTTATACTATTTCTCATGCAAGACCAACTACGGCAAATCGTATGGGACTTATAACAGAGAGATGTTTTAAAGAATGGGAAAAAGCTATAGACAGCGGACAAGACCCTGTAGATGCTGTATTTAACAGAACGATAGACTCATTAAATAGAAGATATTCTACTATGGAAATAGTAGGAGAATATTTAGCAGATATGTTTCCTAAGAATGGAACAATTCTTACTCAATGTTTTGGAGAAACAATTATAGGAATGATGTTACGTGCAGCTAAAAAAAGAAATAATGATATAAAAGTATACTGTGCAGAAACAAGACCTTATTTGCAAGGTGCTAGGCTTACATCTAGTTGTTGTTCTCAAATGGGATTTGATACAACTGTAATAACTGATAATATGATAGCTTATGCAATGGAACATAAAAATATAGACTTATTCACATCAGCAGCAGATACAATAGCTAAAGATGGACACATTGCAAATAAAATAGGAACTTATCAAATTGCCTTATTAGCAAAATATTTTTCTATACCTTATTTTGTTACGGGAATACCAGATATTGATAAAGAAAAAGGTACAGATATTATAATAGAAGAAAGAGATCCACAGCAAGTATTAAGTTATAGAGGTATCAAAAATACTTTAGAAGAAGTTAAGGGTATTTATCCTTCATTTGATATAACACCACCTAGCTTAATTAGTGGTATTGTCACTGATAAGGGAATATATTCACCATATGATTTAAATAGATATTTTGATAGTGAAATGAAAGAATTTTATTAAGATTTTAATAAGGGGGAAATATATGAAATTATTAGTAAGAGCGCCAATAATAGAAGAAAGAAGAAAAGAACTAGAAGAAATGTTTGAAGAAGTAATATATGAACCTTGGACTGACTCAGGTGAAAGATATTATGAAGATGAAATGCTAGAAGCATTAAATAAATATGAACCAGATGCATTAATTACAGAGTTAGATAGAATAACAGAAAAAGTAGTAACAAATTATACAAAGTTAAAAGTAATAGGTGACTGTAGAGCTAATCCTGCAAATATCGATGTAGAGGCATGTAATAAAGCTAATATACCTATACTTTGCACACCTGCTAGAAATGCACAAGCTGTTGCAGAAATGTTAGTAGGTCTTTTGATTACATATATGAGAAACATTCCAAAATCTATGCAATGGATAAAAGATGGAAATTGGGTGGAGGGAACAACTCCTTATTATACTTGGATGGGAAATGAGTTACAAGGCAAATCAATTGGATTTGTTGGATTTGGAGCTGTAGGTCAATCAGCAGCTAAAATGCTAGAATCATTTGGAATGAAAATTTCATTCTACGATCCTTTTGTAGAAAATCACAAAGAAAACTACATTAAAGAAGACTTAGAAAGTATATTTAAAAAATGTGATATAGTTTCTATTCACTTACCTGTATTAGAAAGTACAAAAAATATGATTAATATGTCTTTGTTATCACTTATGAAACCAGAAGCTATATTTGTAAATACAGCTAGAACAGCAGTTGTAAATAATAAAGATCTTTACAATGTACTTAGTGATAAAAAAATAAAAGGGGCTATATTAGATGTACTAGAAACTGAGCCACCTACAAAAGAAGATTTAAAAATAGTTGAATTAGATAATGTTTTACTTACACCTCATATTTGTGGTGCAACATATGAAGTAACAAATCATCAATCTGATATAATAACTGAAAGATTAAAGAAATGGCTTAATAATGAAGACTTAGATAAAATAGTGTTTAATAAACAGATTCTGTTATAAGGAGCCTAACTATGGATAAAAATTATTTAATAGTTGATTTGGGGACAGGTAATACAAGAGTTGGATTGGTATCTTCTAATGGAGAAATTCTTTGTATTAAATCATTTGAAAATAATTACTATAGAGATTATGAATATGAAGATGCCCAGTATTTTATACCAACAGATTGGTCTAAACAAATTTTAAATTATATAAAAGAGATTATTAGTGAATTTCCTGAAATAAAAATATCTGCCATAACTTCTGTTGGAGCACGCCAAAGCATTGTATTATACAATAAGCTTGGCGAAGCTTTTTATGGACTACCAAATATAGACAACAGAGGTGAAGCATGGGTAAGTGATGTGGGAAATTCAGTTGATGTTTATAAAAAAAGTGGAAGATGGCTTACATGTGATTTTCCAGCAGCAAAATTATTAGGTTTAAAGAAAAAACATATAGATATATACAATGAAATATTTAAATTTACAAGTTTAAGTGAATGGATCGGAGAAATATTTACGGGAAAAATATGTATTGAACCTTCTCAAGCATGTGAAACACAATTATTTGATATAGATAAACTTGATTGGTCATCAGTATTATGTGACTATTTTGGTGTTGACAAAAATATATTACCCGATATAAAATCAGCTGGGGAAATAATAAGAAATATAAGTCCTAAATTGTGTCAAGTATTAAGAATTGATGAAGATTGCGTGTTTATTGTAGGAGGAGCAGATACACAAGTAGCAGTAAAAGGAATTGAGATAAAAGAAGGAGAAGTAGCTATCGTATCAGGAACAACTTCTCCTGTCGTAGCAATTTCAAATGATAGAATTTATGATAAAGAAGAAAGATGTTGGACTGATAGTAACTTAAAGGGTGAAAATTATCAAATAGAAACAAACCCTGGAGTTACAGGTTTAAACTATCAACGACTTAAAAACCTGTTATGCAAAGATGTATCTTATGAAGAAATTGACAAAGAATTATTTAATAAGGATAACTATAAATGTATTTCTATTTTATCAACCTTATTTTTTGATGAAGCTAAATCCATAAAAACAGGTGGATTTATTATGAGACCTCCGTTTGATGGAAATATAGATAAATATGATTTGATGTGGTCAGTAGCAGCAGATATAACTTGTTCAACATATCTTCAATATTGTAATTTAAATAATCTAATTGTAAATAGCAATGATTATATTTTAGGCTGTGGAGGTGGATTACAATCTGAATTTGTAAGTCAAATGATAGCAAACCTAACAAATAAGAAACTGTATGTTAGAAAAGGCTCTTCTCAAGCATCACTTAATGGTGGTATAAAGATTTGTAATGAGTATTTTAAAATAAATAATGGAGATAGAGATAAAGGTTGCATTATTTATTATCCGTCTAAAAATCATTTTATTAAAAAATACTATGATCAGTGGTTTGAAACTAGAAAAAATATTAATTAAATAATAGGTGGCAAATTAAAATAAAGTTGAAAAAAATATTTAGAAGTTTTATGTGGAAATAAAGGATATAATTTTAGATAAAAAAGTAAAAAATACATTTTCATTTAAAAATAATGTAAAATATTGCCAATTAATTGAGAGCATGATACTATTAAACTATAAAAATTAAAGTTATAAAATAGAAGCCATGAAGGTTATTTGTTGTATTTGAAATACAGCATGATTTTCATGGCTTTTTTATGCAAAAAGGGGAGGCTTATATGGGTAAAACAATTATGCTTTTAGGTGTTTATGGTATGGAGTCAGTTGAGTGTGGTGGTGTACTTGCTAAAAATGCTAAAGATGGAGGAAAATCAATAGCATCAATAATGTTAGCAGGTGAGAGAATGAAAGAAAATCTTAAAAAGAGTAGTGAAATACTAAACATAGAAATGTCTTACACAGATTTTGAAAGTGGAAATATGAACGTTGATTTAGAATCTAAGAAAAAACTAGTAAGAGAGATTAGAAAATTTAAACCAGATATTATAATAACTCAAGACCCACATGGATGTATAAGTGATTTTGACCCAGATAGAAGACCTGCAATGACTTTGATTTTAGAAGCTATATCACTTTGTAATAGAAATTTTGATGAGTGGAGTATAAAGGAATATGGATTACATAAGATACCAAATATTTATTATATGTTTGCCCATGATACTGATACAGTTGTAGATATAAGTTCAGTATGGGATGAAAAAAACGCAGCAATGCAATGTCTGGAATCTCAGCTGGAGTTTAGTGGGAAGCATTTTGAAACTTATTATGGAAATAAAACTATGTTAAAAATAGTTCCCAACTGGAATGAACTTGACTCTTATCTTGAAAAAGGTAAGGCTGCTCAAAAGTGTTTTGACTATGCGCTATATTTATCAAATGGATCTGCTCATCATGGACAAGTTGCTTTTGCAGAGTGCTATAAAAAAGAAGGAAAATTTTATTTGGACAATTTAATTTAAAAAATGGGGGAGTAAAATGAAGAAATTATTAAGAACAATATTAATTACAGTCACGGTATTTTGTATAACGTTAACATCTGTTTTTGCAACAGAAAGCAGTGATAGTAAATTAATAGTAGGAGTAAGTGCAGATGAAAATAATATAACTCCATATACTTATGTTACAGGAGCACCAGGGTTAGATCTTGTAAACTTAGTATATGATAAATTATTTATATTAGATAAAGACAACAAAGTGATACCTTGGATGATAGAAGATGATTACAAAGTTAGCGACGACTATAAAACTTATGAAATGAAATTAAAAGAAAATATGAAGTGGCATGATGATAAAAAATTAACAGCAGAAGATGTAAAGTTTTCTTTTGAATATGCAGAAACTCAAAATCAATCTACTTTTACTAAAATAGCTAATGAAATAGAATCAGTAGAAGTAAAAGATGATTTAAATTTTGTTATAAAATTAAAAGAAGGTAATCCTGATTTTATAGGTGATTCTTTATCAGCATTCTTTATAATTCCACAGCACATATATAAAGATTATAAAAAAGCTGAAGAAACGAAAGAAACTATAGGTAGTGGAATATTTAAACTTGAAGAGTACAAGGTTGGAGAGTACTATAAGTTAAAAGCAAACAAAGATTATTTTAAAGGTAATCCTATTGTGGAAGAATTGTATATACCTATAATAAAAGATTCAACTGCAATGTTTAATGCTATTAAAAAAGGTGAAATAGCTACAAGTACGATGAATTTAACACCTGAATTACTTGATACATTTAAAAGTAATGATAATATAGGAATTTTAAATAGTACAGGTTATGGTACAACTATGCTTCAGTTTAATACAGAAAGAAAAATATTAAATGATGCTAATATAAGAAATGCCATAGCAAAAGCTATAAATATAGATGAAATAATTAAAACTGTAACCCTTGGATATGCTGAAAAAGGTAATCCAGGATTCTACTCAAAAACTTTAGATTATGCAAACAAAGATTTAGAAATAAAATACAGCGTTGAAGATGCTAAAAAAGCATTAGATGAAGCTGGATTTGATGTTATAAAAAATAATGTGAGACAAAATAAAGATGGTAAAAAGTTATGTTTTGAGCTTTTAGTTTATTCATCAAGCGCTTCAAGAATAAGAATTGCTGAAATGATAAAAGATTATTTAAGTAAAGTTGGGATAGAAATAAAAATATCTTCATTAGATGCTACAACTGTAGATGAATTAGTGTGGCCAGAATTTGATGTAGCCAAAGGTAGAGATTTTGATATGGCTATGTGGGGATGGTCTGCTGGAACTCAATTAAGCCCAACTAAAATAGTTGGTCTTGGAGATTCAGATACAGCAATAGGAACTTTAAATATTGGTGGATATAAAAGTGAAAAGTTTGATAAAAAAGCAAAAGAATTATCAACTACTTTAGATGCAGATAAAAGATTAAAACTTATTAAAGAATTACAATCTATAATAGCTAAAGACCTTCCGTTTGTAAATTTAATGAACCAAGATATAATAAGCGTTTACAACAAAAGTTTGGGAGAAAACTGGGTAATGCAAAATGGTGTGGGAGTTATAAATAGATTCTCATTCCTAAATAAAGAGAATAAAGTTAGTGCTACAAGTGATAGCAACAAAACTACTTATATAGGTGCTGGTGTAGTAATAATAGCAATAGCAGGTGGAGCAATATATTTTTCAAGAAAGAAAAGAGTGTAATATATGAAAAAAAATAAGAAGTTTATAAATTATTTAATCTTAATATTTTTAGTCATACTAATGAATTTCTTATTACCTAAATTATTACCGGGAAATCCTATATCTTATATAGTTGGTGAAGACATAGCAAACTTAACAACATCTCAGAAAAATGCAATATTAAGTGAGTACAAATTAAACGAACCACTTTATATACAATTTTTCTATTATTTAAAAAATATATTTACTTTAGATTTTGGTATGTCTTTTTCAAAAAAGTTGCCCATATTTGATATAGTCAAATCAGCAACTTTATGGACTCTACTTTTATCTAGTTTAAATATTATAATAAGCACACTTTTAGGGTCTTATTTTGGATATAAGTCGGCTATGAAGAAAAGAGAGGAAAGCTTAAAGATGAATATGGCAGTTTCATCTTTAAGCTGTTTTCCTATATTTTGGGTAAGTATGATTTTATTAGTTATATTCAGTGTAAAGCTAAATATCTTTCCTACCTACGGAGCTTATAGTATACATGGAGATTTTAATATTATAACAAGACTATTTGACATAGTATCACATTTTGTTCTACCTTTAACAGCCATGGTAATTACATCAATAACAACTTTTTACATACAGATGAGGGTGTCCGTCCTTGAAGTTTTACAAGAAGACTATATATTCATGGCAAAGGTAAAGTCAATTCCAAATCATGTTATAGAAAAGAAATATATAATAAAAAATTCAATATTGCCTGTATTCACTATTTTTATGTTGAATATAGGGAGCATTTTCAGTGGGTCAATAGCAGTAGAAACAGTTTTTTCTTATCCAGGACTGGGAAAGATTATGTTTGATGCTATTATAGCTAGGGATTATCCACTTATACAGTATTGTTTCTTGACTATATCAACTATGGTTATATTTTCAAACTATCTAGCAGATAAGTTATACAAGTATATAGACCCAAGGGTAGGAGATGGAATATGAGACAATACTTAAGTAAATTAAATAAATTTGAAAAAAGAGTTTTTGCTGTAAGTTTAGTTATATTAGGTGGATTTCTATTTGTTGCAATATTTGCAAATAAATTATCTCCATACAACCCATATGATAGAGTTGCTATACCTTTTTTAAAACCATCTGGTGAACATATTTTAGGAACAAATGATATAGGACAGGACATATTAAGTGAGCTTATATATGGAAGTAGAATATCTTTGTTAATAGGTTTTATAAGTTCTGTAATAGCTATTGGTATAGCTATAGTATTATCAATATTGTCAGGATACTATGGAGAGAAAATTGAAGATACTATAATGAGAATAACAGATTTTTTCTTAGTAATTCCATTCTTACCTTTAGTTATATTACTATCAGTATACTTTAGAGGAAATTACATATCTATAGCGCTGATAATAGGATTTACATATTGGCCTGGAACAGTTAGGATTTTAAGATCTCAAGTAATAAAAGTAAAAAATAAGGATTATATATTAAATATTAAATCAATGGGTGCAAGTGATTATTATATAATAAGAAAATATATAATAAGGGAAATTTTCC
Proteins encoded:
- the mtnK gene encoding S-methyl-5-thioribose kinase; protein product: MEKYLDHFLMNTNTAKEYAKDKLEYFQEESILECIEIGDGNINYVFKVWEESTGKSIIIKQADKFLRSSGRPLDVYRNKIEAEILMIEGKLAKEFVPEVFYYDENMCALSMEDISEYKNLRTELMQGKTFGCLADSISTFLVNTLLPTTDLVIDRATKKEYVKLFTNIELCDISEDLVFTEPYYDYKGRNIILDENKTFVEEYLYNDDKLKKEVAILRDKFMNQSQALIHGDLHSGSIFINEDGLKVIDPEFAFYGPMGYDVGNVIGNLFFAWANKYYTDRNNEDFLNWISTTIEETINLFMDKFSEKYDDLVTFNLYNKHFKEDYIKKVISDSFGYAGTEIIRRVVGDSKVIEVTSVEDINKRLPMERSLIKMGISLVNNRDKFLEGKDVVREFELVLS
- a CDS encoding S-methyl-5-thioribose-1-phosphate isomerase, translating into MKRMDQDLAFMLQYENVAWYEDGKVRILDRRIYPTEVKFVECTTHEEVAKAIQDMVTQSAGPYTAAGMGMALAAYEAKNKKEKDQLEYMEKASYTISHARPTTANRMGLITERCFKEWEKAIDSGQDPVDAVFNRTIDSLNRRYSTMEIVGEYLADMFPKNGTILTQCFGETIIGMMLRAAKKRNNDIKVYCAETRPYLQGARLTSSCCSQMGFDTTVITDNMIAYAMEHKNIDLFTSAADTIAKDGHIANKIGTYQIALLAKYFSIPYFVTGIPDIDKEKGTDIIIEERDPQQVLSYRGIKNTLEEVKGIYPSFDITPPSLISGIVTDKGIYSPYDLNRYFDSEMKEFY
- a CDS encoding 2-hydroxyacid dehydrogenase — protein: MKLLVRAPIIEERRKELEEMFEEVIYEPWTDSGERYYEDEMLEALNKYEPDALITELDRITEKVVTNYTKLKVIGDCRANPANIDVEACNKANIPILCTPARNAQAVAEMLVGLLITYMRNIPKSMQWIKDGNWVEGTTPYYTWMGNELQGKSIGFVGFGAVGQSAAKMLESFGMKISFYDPFVENHKENYIKEDLESIFKKCDIVSIHLPVLESTKNMINMSLLSLMKPEAIFVNTARTAVVNNKDLYNVLSDKKIKGAILDVLETEPPTKEDLKIVELDNVLLTPHICGATYEVTNHQSDIITERLKKWLNNEDLDKIVFNKQILL
- a CDS encoding FGGY-family carbohydrate kinase produces the protein MDKNYLIVDLGTGNTRVGLVSSNGEILCIKSFENNYYRDYEYEDAQYFIPTDWSKQILNYIKEIISEFPEIKISAITSVGARQSIVLYNKLGEAFYGLPNIDNRGEAWVSDVGNSVDVYKKSGRWLTCDFPAAKLLGLKKKHIDIYNEIFKFTSLSEWIGEIFTGKICIEPSQACETQLFDIDKLDWSSVLCDYFGVDKNILPDIKSAGEIIRNISPKLCQVLRIDEDCVFIVGGADTQVAVKGIEIKEGEVAIVSGTTSPVVAISNDRIYDKEERCWTDSNLKGENYQIETNPGVTGLNYQRLKNLLCKDVSYEEIDKELFNKDNYKCISILSTLFFDEAKSIKTGGFIMRPPFDGNIDKYDLMWSVAADITCSTYLQYCNLNNLIVNSNDYILGCGGGLQSEFVSQMIANLTNKKLYVRKGSSQASLNGGIKICNEYFKINNGDRDKGCIIYYPSKNHFIKKYYDQWFETRKNIN
- a CDS encoding PIG-L deacetylase family protein encodes the protein MGKTIMLLGVYGMESVECGGVLAKNAKDGGKSIASIMLAGERMKENLKKSSEILNIEMSYTDFESGNMNVDLESKKKLVREIRKFKPDIIITQDPHGCISDFDPDRRPAMTLILEAISLCNRNFDEWSIKEYGLHKIPNIYYMFAHDTDTVVDISSVWDEKNAAMQCLESQLEFSGKHFETYYGNKTMLKIVPNWNELDSYLEKGKAAQKCFDYALYLSNGSAHHGQVAFAECYKKEGKFYLDNLI
- a CDS encoding ABC transporter substrate-binding protein; its protein translation is MKKLLRTILITVTVFCITLTSVFATESSDSKLIVGVSADENNITPYTYVTGAPGLDLVNLVYDKLFILDKDNKVIPWMIEDDYKVSDDYKTYEMKLKENMKWHDDKKLTAEDVKFSFEYAETQNQSTFTKIANEIESVEVKDDLNFVIKLKEGNPDFIGDSLSAFFIIPQHIYKDYKKAEETKETIGSGIFKLEEYKVGEYYKLKANKDYFKGNPIVEELYIPIIKDSTAMFNAIKKGEIATSTMNLTPELLDTFKSNDNIGILNSTGYGTTMLQFNTERKILNDANIRNAIAKAINIDEIIKTVTLGYAEKGNPGFYSKTLDYANKDLEIKYSVEDAKKALDEAGFDVIKNNVRQNKDGKKLCFELLVYSSSASRIRIAEMIKDYLSKVGIEIKISSLDATTVDELVWPEFDVAKGRDFDMAMWGWSAGTQLSPTKIVGLGDSDTAIGTLNIGGYKSEKFDKKAKELSTTLDADKRLKLIKELQSIIAKDLPFVNLMNQDIISVYNKSLGENWVMQNGVGVINRFSFLNKENKVSATSDSNKTTYIGAGVVIIAIAGGAIYFSRKKRV
- a CDS encoding ABC transporter permease; the encoded protein is MKKNKKFINYLILIFLVILMNFLLPKLLPGNPISYIVGEDIANLTTSQKNAILSEYKLNEPLYIQFFYYLKNIFTLDFGMSFSKKLPIFDIVKSATLWTLLLSSLNIIISTLLGSYFGYKSAMKKREESLKMNMAVSSLSCFPIFWVSMILLVIFSVKLNIFPTYGAYSIHGDFNIITRLFDIVSHFVLPLTAMVITSITTFYIQMRVSVLEVLQEDYIFMAKVKSIPNHVIEKKYIIKNSILPVFTIFMLNIGSIFSGSIAVETVFSYPGLGKIMFDAIIARDYPLIQYCFLTISTMVIFSNYLADKLYKYIDPRVGDGI
- a CDS encoding ABC transporter permease, giving the protein MRQYLSKLNKFEKRVFAVSLVILGGFLFVAIFANKLSPYNPYDRVAIPFLKPSGEHILGTNDIGQDILSELIYGSRISLLIGFISSVIAIGIAIVLSILSGYYGEKIEDTIMRITDFFLVIPFLPLVILLSVYFRGNYISIALIIGFTYWPGTVRILRSQVIKVKNKDYILNIKSMGASDYYIIRKYIIREIFPTIVYRFMFLVKGSIITESSLSFLGLGNPTLKSWGSILYYAQNRNVFLTSAWLWWIVPAGLCICVLSISFVLIGYTVENLLAPKKEVA